A genomic segment from Mus musculus strain C57BL/6J chromosome 13, GRCm38.p6 C57BL/6J encodes:
- the Calml3 gene encoding calmodulin-like protein 3 produces MADQLTEEQIAEFKEAFSLFDKDGDGSITTQELGTVMRSLGQNPTEAELQGMVNEIDKDGNGTVDFPEFLTMMSRKMKDTDSEEEIREAFRVFDKDGNGFVSAAELRHVMTKLGEKLSDEEVDEMIQAADTDGDGQVNYEEFVHMLVSK; encoded by the coding sequence ATGGCCGACCAGCTGACTGAGGAGCAAATCGCCGAGTTCAAAGAGGCTTTCTCTCTGTTTGACAAGGATGGGGATGGCAGTATCACCACCCAAGAATTGGGCACTGTCATGCGGTCCCTGGGTCAGAACCCCACAGAGGCTGAGCTTCAAGGCATGGTGAATGAAATTGACAAAGATGGAAACGGCACCGTGGACTTCCCCGAGTTCCTGACAATGATGTCCAGGAAGATGAAAGACACTGACAGCGAGGAGGAGATCCGAGAGGCCTTCCGAGTGTTCGACAAGGATGGCAATGGCTTCGTCAGTGCAGCCGAGCTGAGGCACGTGATGACCAAGCTGGGGGAGAAGCTGAGCGATGAGGAAGTGGACGAAATGATACAGGCGGCAGATACAGATGGTGATGGGCAAGTGAACTATGAGGAGTTTGTCCACATGCTGGTGTCCAAATGA